From the genome of Desmodus rotundus isolate HL8 chromosome 2, HLdesRot8A.1, whole genome shotgun sequence, one region includes:
- the B3GALT5 gene encoding beta-1,3-galactosyltransferase 5 has product MASVKMRWMYISLVVLGALCLYFSMHDLTFFKGELLVFKKDSGKFLQLPDTDCQRDPPFLVLLVTSSPEQQFARLVIRNTWGKEVVVRGRRIKTFFLLGTSARKNMVEVVAQESRRHRDVIQKDFVDVYFNLTLKTMMGIEWIHHFCPQAAFVMKTDSDMFINVHYLTELLLKKNRTTRFFTGFLKMNEFPIRQKHSKWFVSKYEYPWDKYPPFCSGTAYVFSGDVASRVYNVSGSVPFLKLEDVFVGLCLKKLEIRLEELHSQQTFFPSGLSFSTCRFRKVVACHFVGPQKMLIYWRALESSLGEECPAE; this is encoded by the coding sequence ATGGCTTCCGTGAAGATGAGATGGATGTACATTTCCCTTGTGGTTCTGGGAGCCCTTTGTTTGTATTTCAGCATGCACGATCTGACTTTCTTTAAAGGAGAGTTACTTGTTTTCAAGAAAGACAGCGGGAAGTTCCTCCAGCTCCCAGACACCGATTGCCAGCGGGACCCTCCCTTCCTCGTGCTGCTGGTGACGTCATCGCCCGAGCAGCAGTTCGCTCGCCTGGTCATCCGGAACACGTGGGGAAAAGaggtggttgtgagaggaaggCGGATAAAAACGTTCTTCCTCCTGGgaaccagtgccaggaagaacaTGGTGGAAGTGGTGGCCCAGGAAAGCAGGCGACATCGCGACGTCATCCAGAAAGACTTCGTGGACGTTTATTTCAACCTGACTCTGAAGACCATGATGGGGATCGAGTGGATCCACCACTTCTGTCCGCAGGCGGCGTTCGTGATGAAGACGGACTCTGACATGTTTATCAACGTTCACTATTTGACTGAGCTACTGCTGAAGAAAAACAGGACAACCAGGTTCTTCACTGGTTTCTTAAAAATGAACGAATTTCCGATTCGGCAGAAGCACAGTAAGTGGTTTGTCAGTAAGTATGAATATCCGTGGGACAAGTACCCGCCTTTTTGCTCCGGCACGGCCTACGTGTTTTCCGGCGACGTGGCGAGTCGGGTGTATAATGTTTCAGGAAGCGTCCCCTTCCTTAAGCTGGAGGACGTCTTCGTGGGGCTCTGCctcaagaaactggaaatccgCCTGGAGGAACTTCACTCTCAGCAGACCTTCTTCCCCAGCGGGCTGAGCTTTTCCACCTGCCGTTTCCGGAAGGTCGTGGCCTGCCATTTTGTCGGGCCTCAGAAGATGCTGATCTACTGGCGGGCTCTGGAAAGTTCCCTGGGAGAAGAGTGTCCAGCTGAGTGA